Proteins encoded by one window of Rhodamnia argentea isolate NSW1041297 chromosome 6, ASM2092103v1, whole genome shotgun sequence:
- the LOC115730892 gene encoding pentatricopeptide repeat-containing protein At1g03540, whose translation MTFLGGSRALDPIQGDVFFRIGRCLLTADVRTEASKSLGRRRFGFRFVSLRFMKLFSRRHCSSLPSPAAISAGNFTSDNASEIVRLCKSRALLDAIRLLNSTDPSSIRNKHVLYGSLLQTCATAVSFDPGLQIHARVVKSGLDADGFVGNSLITLYFKSSSNISETRRVFDGLFAKDVISWTSMISGYVKVGQCEDSLKLFWEMLGSGIEPNCFTISAVIKACSELGRVRLGWCFHGVVFRYGFDSNRVISSALIDMYGRNCCLNEARRVFDELLEPDAICWTSVISAYTRNDMYEEALESFYYMQRNHLKPDNFTFGSVLTACGNLGWLKQGKQVHSKAITFGLFGHVVVESSLVDMYGKCGSLDEAQRAFDRMINKNSVSLSALLGGYCQSGKFETAIQLFREMGNADLYDFGTIIRACAGLAAVRPGKEVHCQYVRRVGWRDVIIESALVDLYAKCGCIDFSYRIFVSMRVRNLITWNSMISGFAQNGRGREALEIFDEMTKLGVRPDYISFVGVLFACSQTGLVGEGRKYFTLMTEGYRIKAGTEHYNCMVDLLGRAGLLEEAEKLVKNAEYRDDPSLWEVLLSACTTSTNSASAERIAKKILELKPDHHLSYVVLANVYRSVGRWSDALQIRSLMYDRKVKKMPAMSWT comes from the coding sequence ATGACGTTTCTCGGTGGTTCGCGAGCTCTTGATCCGATTCAAGGCGATGTTTTCTTTCGAATTGGACGATGTCTTTTGACTGCTGACGTCCGGACTGAGGCGAGCAAGTCTCTGGGTCGAAGGAGATTTGGTTTCCGGTTCGTCTCCTTACGTTTTATGAAGCTCTTCTCGAGACGCCATTGCAGTTCCCTACCCTCTCCCGCCGCCATCAGCGCCGGGAATTTCACATCCGATAACGCTTCCGAAATCGTCCGACTCTGCAAATCGAGGGCGCTTCTCGACGCCATTCGGCTTCTGAACTCCACGGACCCTTCCAGCATAAGAAATAAACATGTCCTCTATGGTTCCCTCTTGCAGACGTGCGCCACCGCCGTCTCGTTCGACCCGGGTCTCCAAATCCATGCCCGTGTGGTCAAGTCCGGCCTCGACGCGGATGGGTTCGTTGGGAACAGTTTGATTACACTTTATTTCAAGTCAAGCTCCAACATTTCGGAGACCCGGAGAGTTTTCGACGGCTTGTTCGCTAAGGATGTCATTTCTTGGACCTCGATGATATCGGGGTATGTAAAGGTGGGGCAATGTGAGGATTCGCTGAAGCTGTTCTGGGAAATGCTGGGGAGTGGGATTGAGCCTAATTGTTTTACTATATCCGCGGTCATCAAGGCGTGCTCAGAGCTCGGTAGAGTGAGGTTGGGTTGGTGCTTTCACGGGGTTGTTTTCAGGTATGGGTTCGACTCGAATCGCGTTATTTCTAGTGCTCTGATTGACATGTATGGAAGGAACTGTTGTTTGAATGAAGCACGCAGGGTGTTTGATGAGTTGCTTGAACCAGATGCTATTTGTTGGACTTCTGTTATCTCGGCGTATACGAGGAATGATATGTATGAGGAAGCATTGGAGAGCTTCTATTACATGCAAAGGAACCATTTGAAGCCAGACAACTTCACATTTGGAAGTGTATTGACTGCTTGTGGCAATCTAGGGTGGTTGAAACAGGGCAAACAAGTACATTCCAAGGCCATCACTTTTGGTCTTTTTGGACATGTAGTCGTTGAAAGCAGCCTTGTGGACATGTATGGGAAGTGTGGGTCGCTTGATGAAGCTCAACGTGCTTTCGATAGGATGATCAACAAGAATTCAGTTTCTCTGTCTGCATTGCTTGGAGGGTACTGTCAAAGTGGAAAGTTCGAGACAGCAATTCAGCTCTTCCGTGAGATGGGTAATGCTGATCTCTATGATTTTGGAACAATTATTCGTGCTTGTGCAGGTTTGGCAGCTGTGAGGCCAGGAAAAGAGGTCCACTGCCAGTATGTTAGGAGAGTTGGTTGGAGAGATGTTATCATAGAATCAGCTTTGGTTGATTTATATGCAAAATGTGGTTGTATAGATTTTTCCTACAGAATATTTGTGAGTATGCGTGTCAGAAACTTAATAACATGGAACTCAATGATCAGTGGCTTTGCTCAGAATGGAAGAGGTAGAGAAGCTCTTGAAATATTTGACGAAATGACTAAGTTGGGGGTCAGACCTGATTATATTAGCTTTGTTGGGGTTCTCTTTGCCTGTAGTCAAACAGGTTTGGTCGGTGAAGGGCGAAAATATTTTACTTTGATGACTGAAGGGTATAGGATCAAAGCAGGAACGGAGCATTACAATTGCATGGTAGATCTTCTTGGCCGCGCAGGTCTCCTGGAGGAGGCTGAAAAATTAGTAAAGAATGCCGAATATAGAGATGATCCATCTCTTTGGGAAGTTCTTCTCAGTGCGTGCACCACCAGTACAAACTCTGCTTCTGCAGAGCGCattgcaaagaaaattttggagcTGAAACCAGATCACCACTTGAGTTATGTTGTTCTGGCAAATGTTTACAGATCTGTTGGAAGGTGGAGTGATGCTTTGCAGATTAGAAGCCTAATGTACGATAGGAAGGTCAAGAAGATGCCAGCTATGAGCTGGACGTAG
- the LOC115755954 gene encoding uncharacterized protein LOC115755954 produces the protein MEEGLSEEDKRALRGSKFAPLPSLPPPPQPRLAHPGGAITTNKAAALAKFLERKLQEPRGLASIDPNLVELAVKNAKHCVTSSSTSTSGRVIRHVDSFDDPQDHFDLGETETITETNSNRKNKKMMKKDKKKKKKHKKDDKKNKKRKIPEDVVCTVMKKSKKKKLKL, from the exons ATGGAGGAAGGACTGAGCGAAGAAGACAAGCGAGCTCTTCGGGGTAGCAAGTTCGCGCCCCTTCCTTCCTTGCCACCTCCTCCTCAGCCCAG GTTGGCGCATCCCGGTGGGGCCATCACGACGAACAAAGCGGCGGCTCTGGCCAAGTTCCTGGAGCGCAAGCTGCAGGAGCCGCGCGGGTTGGCCTCCATCGACCCCAATCTCGTCGAGCTCGCCGTCAAGAATGCCAAACACTGTGTCACTTCAA GCAGTACCTCAACTTCAGGAAGAGTAATCAGACATGTTGATTCCTTCGATGATCCTCAG GATCATTTTGATTTAGGAGAAACTGAAACTATCACGGAGACGAACAGCAATAGGAAgaataagaaaatgatgaagaaggataagaaaaagaagaagaagcacaagaaggacgataagaagaacaagaaaagaaag ATACCAGAAGATGTTGTGTGTACTGTGATGAAGaagtccaagaagaagaagttgaaattGTGA